In Pseudomonadota bacterium, a single window of DNA contains:
- a CDS encoding galactokinase produces MNNFSKLLNSEHAEASVPCRIDMGGTLDISTFHYPLMHLNPCTFNIAVNLRTRVHLHPFDKGKIKVSSRGFKSAVFPIEKAPFNHPLGLMFAIASFFRADGVHISINSSSPPRSALGGSSSAAVALIAVLSKLHEKTGKKALSKQQIVLLAHSIEQSVAGVPCGLQDQLAAAFGGINAWYWKDGSDGAPYKKRSIFNNKFFKDFKKNLLLAYCGIPHESKNINGIWVNQFVSGKYRNLWDDIVACTNSFVDALSNYKFHDAALLMNQETAIRKKMTPDVLDDIGRKLVKAAVSNNCGARFTGAGGGGCIWAIGEISDIEKLKPKWESVLSQRKEACLLDIEPDPEGLLIN; encoded by the coding sequence ATGAATAATTTTAGCAAACTATTAAATTCGGAACATGCCGAAGCTTCGGTGCCCTGCCGTATTGATATGGGCGGAACTTTAGATATAAGTACATTTCATTATCCTCTGATGCATCTTAACCCATGCACATTTAATATTGCTGTTAATTTAAGAACCAGAGTGCATCTTCATCCATTTGACAAAGGAAAGATAAAAGTTTCTTCACGCGGTTTTAAAAGCGCAGTATTTCCTATAGAAAAAGCACCTTTCAACCACCCGCTTGGGCTTATGTTTGCGATTGCATCATTTTTCAGAGCTGACGGAGTCCATATTTCAATTAACTCTTCATCTCCCCCAAGAAGTGCTTTAGGCGGATCATCATCTGCTGCCGTGGCACTTATAGCAGTGCTTTCAAAATTACATGAAAAAACAGGCAAAAAAGCATTGTCAAAGCAGCAAATTGTTTTGCTTGCGCATTCAATCGAACAAAGTGTTGCCGGTGTGCCGTGTGGTTTGCAGGATCAACTTGCAGCAGCTTTCGGAGGTATTAATGCATGGTACTGGAAAGATGGGTCAGATGGGGCTCCTTATAAAAAAAGGAGCATATTTAACAATAAATTTTTCAAAGATTTCAAAAAGAATCTGCTTTTAGCCTATTGCGGTATTCCGCATGAATCAAAAAACATAAACGGCATATGGGTTAATCAGTTTGTTTCCGGCAAATACCGAAATCTATGGGATGACATAGTGGCATGCACAAATAGTTTTGTTGATGCATTATCAAATTATAAATTTCATGATGCTGCTTTACTTATGAATCAAGAGACTGCTATAAGAAAAAAAATGACGCCGGATGTTTTAGATGATATCGGCCGAAAGCTTGTTAAAGCAGCTGTAAGCAATAACTGTGGAGCAAGATTTACAGGTGCCGGAGGCGGAGGCTGTATATGGGCTATAGGGGAAATTTCCGATATTGAAAAATTAAAGCCTAAATGGGAGTCCGTACTTTCGCAAAGAAAAGAAGCATGCTTACTCGATATTGAACCGGACCCAGAAGGTTTGCTGATAAACTAA
- the recO gene encoding DNA repair protein RecO yields MPNFTLPAIVLRRVDFGDYDLILTFFSLKKGKISAIAKSAKKSAKRFGGILELFSLLEIVCSSSKDRDLMVLQEANLIDSFSGIRGNLKKTAYASYFAEMINVWTEAGAKQDNLYLLLHFVLEQLDNCLIPEEILSIIFQMRFIVIAGICPDLSLCMKCRLEIDNIKEDRVAFDISKGGIVCQKCAGASVNRLFLSKGTIKRLLWIESGDLSKASKIRFTSPAIKEGLDLLESYTAYHLGKELQSFKFLKQIRKKDE; encoded by the coding sequence ATGCCAAATTTCACATTGCCTGCAATAGTTCTTCGGCGTGTAGATTTTGGAGACTATGATTTAATATTGACCTTCTTCTCATTAAAAAAAGGCAAAATATCTGCAATTGCAAAATCTGCAAAAAAGAGTGCAAAACGTTTCGGTGGAATTCTTGAATTGTTTTCGCTTTTAGAAATTGTATGCAGTTCTTCAAAAGACAGGGATCTTATGGTTTTGCAGGAGGCAAATCTTATTGATTCCTTTTCCGGTATAAGGGGAAACTTAAAAAAAACCGCATATGCGAGTTATTTTGCTGAAATGATAAATGTGTGGACAGAAGCAGGAGCAAAACAGGACAATCTTTACCTCCTGTTACATTTTGTTCTTGAGCAACTTGATAACTGCCTGATACCGGAAGAAATACTAAGCATCATTTTTCAGATGAGATTTATTGTTATAGCTGGTATTTGCCCTGATTTGTCCTTGTGTATGAAGTGCCGCCTTGAAATAGACAACATAAAAGAAGATCGTGTTGCCTTTGACATTTCAAAGGGTGGAATTGTATGTCAAAAATGTGCCGGAGCATCTGTTAACCGGCTCTTTCTTTCCAAAGGGACAATCAAACGGCTCCTATGGATTGAAAGCGGCGATTTATCCAAGGCCTCAAAAATACGTTTTACTTCTCCTGCTATAAAAGAGGGATTGGATCTTCTGGAGTCATATACAGCCTATCATCTTGGAAAAGAGCTGCAAAGCTTTAAGTTTTTGAAACAGATCAGGAAAAAAGATGAATAA
- a CDS encoding SurA N-terminal domain-containing protein has translation MKSKFKTCTNTIVILFIMIVMPGILIYKGQCSAEVLDRIVAVVNNELITLSDFTETTKAYTEKILSFGYPEDQEREMLFKMREDVLNQLIDQKLTDQQAKKYDLSVTDKELDNTLERIKESKRLTDEELRNMVAKDGLTFNEFSDKIKQNILRAKILDIEVKSRIVITRDDVKAYYESHKSEYMPQAVYHLFNIINRLDSNADNDNKIKALSIMETIYTKLTEGQLVEEIDKDYAESYGIETSDLGTFEFNELSQQIQDAIKDLKQKEFSKVLETDLGYQIIYIEEIKTKPGKSLDEATSEIQGILYNDATNEKFKLWVEELRQNSYIKIIK, from the coding sequence ATGAAAAGCAAATTTAAGACATGCACAAACACTATAGTTATACTTTTTATTATGATAGTAATGCCGGGTATTTTAATTTACAAAGGCCAATGCAGCGCCGAAGTGTTGGACAGGATTGTTGCCGTGGTTAATAATGAGTTGATTACACTTAGTGATTTTACAGAAACCACCAAAGCCTATACTGAAAAAATACTGTCATTTGGTTATCCTGAAGACCAAGAGCGCGAAATGCTTTTTAAAATGCGGGAAGATGTTTTAAATCAGCTTATTGACCAGAAGCTTACCGATCAGCAAGCTAAAAAATACGATCTTTCGGTAACTGATAAAGAGCTTGACAATACCTTAGAGCGTATTAAAGAGTCCAAGCGCTTAACTGACGAAGAGTTAAGGAACATGGTAGCTAAAGATGGACTTACGTTTAATGAATTCAGCGATAAAATAAAGCAGAATATTCTCAGAGCAAAAATTCTTGATATTGAAGTTAAATCAAGGATAGTAATTACAAGAGACGATGTTAAAGCATATTATGAAAGTCATAAGAGCGAATATATGCCGCAAGCAGTATATCATCTTTTTAATATAATAAACAGATTGGATTCCAATGCAGATAATGATAATAAAATCAAAGCCTTGTCAATAATGGAAACTATTTATACAAAACTAACTGAAGGACAGTTAGTTGAAGAAATTGACAAAGATTATGCAGAATCATACGGTATTGAAACTTCGGATTTGGGAACATTTGAATTTAATGAATTATCACAACAAATACAGGATGCGATAAAAGACCTTAAACAAAAAGAATTCAGCAAAGTACTTGAAACTGATCTGGGGTACCAAATTATCTACATAGAGGAGATTAAAACAAAGCCCGGCAAGTCACTTGATGAAGCTACCTCCGAAATTCAGGGGATACTTTATAATGATGCCACCAATGAAAAATTCAAACTATGGGTAGAAGAACTAAGGCAAAATTCTTATATCAAGATTATTAAATAG
- the mfd gene encoding transcription-repair coupling factor has product MKVGTLFMCQNQEKNNSIDYLFKPFLQKEQGVDFEGLSGSKKAYIAYKLYISHRLPMLVIVPSVKEGANFVNDLIFFLSSPKVPVMIFPQYDGSSSKSFSYHNEIASDRIRTLYQAIESQTPPIIVTTPAALAGKLIPKNELLSFSELIAENEELERENLIEKLVEGGYCKTVIVEEPGDYCIRGGIIDIFTPLYSDPLRIELAGDLVESIRFFSASSQRSLKAVSEAVILPAKEAIVKNKDLNNFISRIREIASGLNIPVTKVRAIVDKIKTEGILPNIEGISSLIYPKPDSLFDYIPKNSIIIMDEPEQLQQEAGKLFEKEFNNYTAACDEQSLCIDPDNIYLSWDKIYGLINERKYYTFRSIGLLSNNGHDRLSIKCDNFIKSNDSVILDLKNRIKKENYLSPLAQWIDDKKNLKCVTLIVCSTTSQAERMKSLLSPYGITMQIKEEFPHRLITKGEAYICLGHVSSGFMYLDESLAIITEDEIFGAKHHLKKRVAKRPASVILAFEDLKKGDLVVHNEHGIGKFEGIAKLNLNGSTNDFLLILYKDDDRLYLPVDKMNLVYKYMGVDEISPVLDKMGGKSWDRVKERAKKSAEKIAGELLKLYAVRKVSKGFEYKNPDSYFKDFEAGFTYEETPDQLQAIEDALNDMGNSTPMDRLVCGDVGYGKTEVALRASFLAINCAKQVAVLVPTTVLAEQHYSTFTARFEKYPINIECLSRFRALKEQKRIISDISSGKADIVIGTHRLLQKDVAFKDLGLIVLDEEHRFGVKHKEMLKKLRANVDVLALTATPIPRTLHMSLTGIRDISVISTPPEHRQSIITYVSEFDEALIAQAVRKELERKGQIYFVHNNIFSIEKIATKLQGLVPEVKIGIGHGRLNEDELERVMLKFVNKDIDMLVCTTIIESGLDIPSANTIIINRADKLGLAQIYQLRGRVGRSDEQAYAYLFIPKDSILGKDAQKRLKVLMEHSDLGSGFQIAMSDLRIRGGGTILGASQSGHIAAVGYEMFLKLMEEAVCELKGEPVKEILEPEINILMSAYLSETYVPDIDQRLTAYRRLSKMTEVNEISGFKAELTDRFGPLPKEASNLLIKIMLRILAQKSGVKRLNLKDRQLLLYFAMQPYIKNPSELIDMVIANKDRFEFTPDHVLKVKLSKQSFIRQIGEIKNILKEIAQRVNG; this is encoded by the coding sequence ATGAAAGTAGGTACTTTGTTTATGTGTCAAAATCAAGAGAAAAATAATTCTATCGATTATCTTTTTAAACCCTTTTTACAAAAAGAACAGGGTGTTGATTTCGAAGGATTGTCCGGCTCGAAAAAAGCTTATATTGCATACAAATTATATATAAGCCACAGGTTACCAATGCTTGTTATAGTGCCTTCAGTAAAAGAAGGAGCCAATTTTGTTAATGATCTTATTTTTTTTCTAAGCAGCCCAAAAGTCCCAGTAATGATTTTTCCTCAATATGATGGGTCTTCGTCTAAATCCTTCTCTTACCATAATGAAATAGCATCGGATCGCATCAGAACTCTATATCAAGCTATTGAAAGCCAAACCCCTCCAATTATTGTCACAACACCTGCTGCCCTGGCCGGAAAGCTTATTCCAAAAAATGAATTGTTAAGTTTTTCTGAGCTCATTGCAGAAAATGAAGAATTAGAAAGGGAAAACCTGATCGAAAAACTGGTTGAGGGTGGCTATTGTAAAACCGTAATTGTTGAAGAACCCGGAGATTATTGTATCAGAGGTGGCATTATTGATATTTTCACACCTCTTTATTCCGATCCCTTAAGAATTGAGCTTGCCGGTGACCTTGTAGAATCAATAAGGTTTTTTTCAGCATCAAGCCAGAGAAGCTTAAAGGCTGTCAGTGAAGCAGTTATTCTTCCCGCTAAAGAAGCAATAGTAAAAAACAAAGATTTAAACAATTTTATCAGCCGGATCAGAGAAATCGCCTCCGGGCTTAATATTCCTGTTACAAAAGTCAGAGCAATAGTCGATAAAATAAAAACCGAAGGGATTCTTCCAAATATTGAAGGCATAAGCAGTCTGATTTATCCAAAGCCTGATTCTCTTTTTGATTATATTCCCAAAAATTCCATAATCATTATGGATGAACCTGAACAACTTCAACAGGAAGCAGGCAAACTGTTTGAAAAGGAATTTAATAATTATACTGCTGCCTGCGACGAACAAAGCCTGTGTATCGATCCTGACAACATCTATCTGTCATGGGATAAAATATACGGATTAATCAATGAAAGAAAGTATTATACTTTCAGATCTATAGGGTTATTAAGTAATAATGGGCACGATCGTTTATCAATAAAATGCGATAATTTTATAAAAAGTAATGATTCTGTAATTTTGGATCTGAAAAACCGTATCAAAAAAGAAAACTACCTTTCGCCCCTTGCACAATGGATTGATGATAAAAAAAACTTAAAATGTGTTACTTTAATTGTTTGCAGCACCACATCTCAGGCCGAAAGAATGAAATCCCTTTTATCGCCATATGGGATTACAATGCAAATAAAAGAGGAATTTCCCCATAGGTTAATCACAAAAGGGGAAGCATATATTTGTCTTGGACACGTTTCTTCCGGATTTATGTATCTTGATGAATCATTGGCAATTATAACCGAAGATGAAATTTTCGGTGCAAAACACCATTTAAAAAAGCGTGTAGCAAAAAGACCGGCTTCTGTGATTCTTGCTTTTGAAGATTTGAAAAAAGGAGATCTTGTAGTTCATAACGAGCATGGAATAGGAAAATTCGAAGGCATTGCTAAACTGAATCTAAACGGTTCTACAAATGATTTTCTGCTTATTTTATATAAAGATGATGACAGGCTCTATCTTCCGGTTGATAAGATGAACCTGGTTTATAAATACATGGGTGTTGACGAAATCTCACCTGTTCTTGATAAAATGGGTGGCAAATCATGGGATAGGGTAAAAGAGCGCGCAAAAAAGTCTGCTGAAAAAATTGCCGGAGAACTTCTTAAATTGTACGCAGTAAGAAAAGTAAGTAAAGGTTTTGAATATAAAAATCCGGATAGCTATTTTAAGGATTTTGAAGCCGGATTCACATATGAAGAAACCCCCGACCAATTGCAGGCAATTGAAGATGCCTTAAACGATATGGGAAACAGTACTCCCATGGACAGGCTGGTATGCGGTGATGTGGGATACGGTAAAACCGAAGTGGCATTAAGAGCCTCATTTCTTGCAATCAATTGCGCCAAACAGGTTGCAGTACTTGTTCCTACCACAGTTCTTGCGGAACAGCATTATTCAACTTTTACTGCACGGTTTGAGAAATATCCGATAAATATTGAATGCCTTAGCAGGTTCAGAGCTCTTAAGGAACAAAAGAGGATAATATCCGATATTTCATCCGGAAAAGCTGATATTGTTATCGGAACCCACAGGCTTTTGCAAAAAGATGTTGCCTTTAAGGATTTAGGGCTTATTGTGCTTGACGAAGAGCATCGGTTCGGCGTCAAACACAAGGAAATGCTGAAAAAATTAAGGGCTAACGTTGATGTTCTTGCATTGACAGCCACACCGATTCCAAGAACATTGCATATGTCGCTTACCGGAATACGTGATATCAGTGTTATTTCCACTCCGCCCGAACACCGCCAGTCTATAATAACCTATGTCTCCGAATTTGATGAAGCTCTGATTGCCCAAGCTGTGAGAAAAGAGCTTGAAAGAAAAGGTCAGATATATTTTGTACATAATAATATTTTTAGTATTGAAAAAATTGCGACAAAATTGCAGGGACTTGTTCCTGAAGTAAAAATCGGAATCGGACACGGCAGGCTTAATGAAGACGAACTCGAAAGGGTTATGCTCAAATTTGTAAATAAAGATATTGATATGCTGGTTTGCACCACAATAATTGAATCAGGACTTGATATCCCTTCGGCTAATACTATAATTATTAACAGAGCAGATAAACTGGGGCTGGCACAGATATATCAGTTGCGGGGAAGGGTTGGGCGGTCTGATGAGCAGGCTTATGCTTACCTTTTTATCCCGAAAGACAGCATTCTCGGAAAAGATGCCCAAAAACGCTTGAAAGTATTAATGGAACACAGCGATCTTGGTTCAGGTTTCCAGATCGCTATGAGCGATTTAAGAATAAGAGGGGGTGGTACAATCCTGGGTGCTTCTCAGTCAGGACATATTGCAGCTGTTGGATATGAGATGTTTCTCAAGCTTATGGAAGAAGCGGTTTGTGAACTTAAAGGTGAGCCTGTAAAAGAAATTTTGGAGCCGGAAATAAATATTTTAATGTCAGCATATCTTTCTGAAACTTATGTACCCGATATTGACCAAAGGCTTACAGCCTACCGCCGTCTTTCAAAAATGACGGAAGTTAATGAGATATCAGGCTTTAAAGCGGAACTGACAGACAGATTCGGGCCTTTGCCTAAGGAAGCTTCCAATCTTTTAATTAAAATCATGCTCAGAATATTAGCACAAAAATCAGGTGTTAAACGACTTAACTTAAAAGACCGTCAGCTTTTACTGTATTTTGCAATGCAACCATATATAAAAAACCCTTCGGAACTTATCGATATGGTTATTGCAAATAAAGACCGTTTCGAATTTACACCGGACCATGTGCTTAAAGTAAAATTGTCAAAACAAAGTTTTATAAGGCAAATAGGTGAGATTAAAAACATCTTGAAAGAAATTGCCCAACGTGTTAACGGCTGA
- a CDS encoding type II toxin-antitoxin system PemK/MazF family toxin, which translates to MKRGEIYYAALDPVVGSETGKTRPVVIIQNDIGNQYSPTTIIAVITEYSEKKANYPICVSIGTDVGMKKPSIVNLSQIRTIDNRRLLLPKIAVLSQEIMANVDMALKNSLALK; encoded by the coding sequence ATTAAAAGGGGGGAAATCTATTATGCAGCCCTTGATCCTGTGGTAGGGAGTGAAACAGGAAAAACCCGACCAGTGGTGATCATTCAAAACGATATCGGCAATCAGTACTCCCCTACGACTATTATTGCTGTTATAACTGAATATTCCGAGAAAAAAGCAAATTACCCGATATGTGTTTCTATTGGCACGGATGTCGGCATGAAAAAGCCGTCCATTGTCAATCTATCGCAGATCCGCACCATTGACAATAGACGGCTGTTATTGCCAAAAATCGCTGTTCTTTCCCAAGAGATTATGGCAAATGTGGATATGGCATTGAAGAATAGCCTGGCTTTAAAATAG
- a CDS encoding integration host factor subunit alpha gives MALTKNDIVARVHELGFTKKKSVDIIESLLMIIKDTLENGDDVLISGFGKFCVKKKSQRRGRNPATGSDLILRGRRVVTFKCSGKLRDKINKDE, from the coding sequence ATGGCTTTAACTAAAAATGACATTGTTGCCAGAGTACATGAACTCGGCTTTACCAAGAAAAAATCGGTCGATATCATAGAATCTCTTCTTATGATAATTAAGGATACTCTTGAAAACGGTGATGATGTATTAATATCCGGATTCGGTAAATTTTGTGTAAAGAAAAAGAGCCAGAGAAGAGGCAGAAATCCGGCTACAGGTTCCGATTTGATCCTGAGAGGAAGAAGGGTAGTTACTTTCAAATGCTCCGGGAAATTAAGGGATAAAATTAATAAAGACGAATAG
- a CDS encoding sigma-54 dependent transcriptional regulator: MENKKPQKRLLVIDDEDNMRHMLNAMLKKFGYTVDTAADGYEGLIMLESTQYDFILCDIKMPKMNGIDFLKKVRNKINATIIMMSAYGSMDTAIEAMKEGAYDYISKPFKADEVFLALKKAEERELLKNENRLLRQEIEKIEGRYSFGNMIAKSKSMKSVFTLSAKAAQYNTTILIIGDSGTGKELIARGIHFGGSRSKKPLVPVNCGGIPENLLESELFGHKKGSFTGADRDKKGLFEEADSGTILLDEIGELPLSLQVKLLRVLQESEIRPVGDSKTKTIDVRVIAATSKNLEEEIKTSAFRQDLYYRLNVLTIKIPPLKERAEDIPLLCEHFINALNIKIGKDIKSISPAAMSLLLSHDWPGNVRELENIIERAVVLAEQPVLIPDNFPPELAIKKAGKADDNIDGYSIKVAHSTIEKKLIEKALGATNGNRTKAAQLLEISHPSLLSKMKTYDIKL, from the coding sequence ATGGAAAATAAAAAACCACAAAAACGGCTTCTTGTAATTGATGACGAAGATAATATGCGTCATATGTTAAATGCTATGCTGAAGAAATTCGGTTATACAGTTGATACAGCCGCTGACGGATATGAAGGCCTTATAATGCTTGAAAGCACACAATATGATTTTATTCTTTGTGACATTAAAATGCCTAAAATGAATGGAATCGATTTTTTAAAAAAGGTCAGAAACAAGATAAACGCCACCATCATAATGATGTCTGCATACGGCTCTATGGATACGGCAATCGAAGCCATGAAGGAGGGCGCATATGATTATATTTCAAAACCGTTTAAAGCAGATGAAGTATTTCTTGCCTTGAAAAAAGCGGAGGAAAGAGAGCTGCTAAAAAACGAAAACCGTTTATTGCGTCAGGAAATTGAAAAAATTGAAGGAAGATATTCTTTCGGAAATATGATAGCAAAAAGCAAAAGCATGAAATCGGTTTTTACACTTTCTGCCAAAGCCGCCCAGTATAATACAACGATTTTAATTATAGGTGACAGCGGAACAGGCAAAGAGCTTATAGCCAGAGGGATTCATTTCGGAGGAAGCAGATCTAAAAAACCTCTTGTCCCTGTTAATTGCGGCGGCATACCGGAAAACCTTCTTGAAAGCGAGCTTTTCGGACATAAGAAAGGGTCATTTACAGGTGCTGATCGGGATAAAAAAGGTCTTTTCGAAGAGGCTGACAGCGGGACAATTTTGTTAGATGAGATAGGAGAACTGCCTCTTTCTTTGCAGGTGAAATTACTTAGGGTTTTACAGGAAAGCGAAATAAGACCGGTAGGCGATTCCAAAACAAAAACAATTGACGTGAGGGTTATAGCTGCTACTTCAAAAAATCTTGAAGAAGAGATCAAAACATCCGCCTTCAGGCAGGACCTTTACTACAGGCTTAATGTTCTTACGATCAAAATTCCGCCTCTTAAAGAAAGGGCTGAAGATATCCCACTGTTATGTGAGCATTTCATAAATGCTTTAAATATAAAAATAGGTAAAGATATTAAAAGCATTTCACCAGCTGCAATGTCCTTGCTGCTTTCGCATGACTGGCCCGGAAATGTAAGAGAACTTGAGAATATTATTGAAAGGGCGGTCGTACTTGCTGAGCAACCCGTTCTTATACCTGATAACTTTCCCCCGGAACTGGCAATTAAAAAAGCAGGCAAAGCAGATGATAATATAGACGGGTATTCAATAAAAGTGGCTCACTCAACTATTGAAAAAAAGCTGATTGAAAAAGCTCTTGGGGCAACAAACGGTAACAGAACAAAAGCAGCTCAACTTCTTGAAATAAGCCACCCTTCGCTTTTAAGTAAAATGAAAACCTATGACATCAAATTATAA